The following coding sequences are from one Rhipicephalus microplus isolate Deutch F79 chromosome 3, USDA_Rmic, whole genome shotgun sequence window:
- the LOC119186073 gene encoding glutathione S-transferase D1 produces the protein MEPYAVVSGRASLTTGPPAGGRKTRGNLLYEASVRAGSENLRKSTMVVELYNAPGSPPCTFVRVVAKKLGVELKLNNFNLMAKEHLNPEFVKLNPVHTVPTINDNGFVLWESRAIGMYLVDKYAPESTLYPKDLQKRATVNRLLFFESGTLLSAQMAYFRPKWFKGQEPTSDLKEAYDKALGAAVTLLGDKKFLCGDNVTLADIGLACTLGVVIEGAEYDGLEKFPQLKEYYQRFKKALPEYEQVAAEALKLIRDMVTRARSGQNPHGPPK, from the exons GGACCGCCGGCAGGAGGAAGAAAAACCCGGGGAAACTTACTTTACGAGGCAAGTGTACGCGCGGGCAGCGAGAACCTACGAAAGAGCACAATGGTTGTGGAACTGTACAACGCTCCGGGAAGCCCACCATGCACGTTCGTCAGAGTTGTAGCCAAGAAACTGGGCGTCGAGCTCAAGTTGAACAACTTTAACCTCATGGCCAAGGAGCACCTCAACCCCGAGTTTGTCAAG ttgAACCCGGTACATACCGTCCCCACAATCAACGATAATGGTTTTGTTCTTTGGGAAAG CCGTGCCATCGGGATGTACCTGGTGGACAAGTATGCTCCGGAGTCCACGCTGTACCCGAAGGACTTGCAAAAGAGAGCCACCGTCAACAGGCTGCTTTTCTTTGAGTCCGGCACCTTGTTGTCGGCACAGATGGCATACTTC CGGCCTAAGTGGTTCAAGGGTCAGGAACCGACATCAGACCTGAAGGAGGCGTATGATAAGGCCCTTGGCGCCGCCGTAACGCTGCTGGGAGACAAGAAGTTCCTGTGCGGCGACAACGTCACCCTGGCGGACATTGGTCTTGCCTGCACGTTGGGAGTAGTCATTGAG GGTGCCGAGTACGATGGCCTTGAGAAGTTCCCGCAGTTGAAGGAGTACTACCAGCGCTTCAAGAAGGCCCTCCCCGAGTACGAACAGGTTGCTGCTGAAGCCCTGAAGCTCATCCGGGACATGGTGACTCGCGCAAGGAGCGGACAGAACCCTCACGGCCCTCCGAAGTAA